A DNA window from Anastrepha obliqua isolate idAnaObli1 chromosome 5, idAnaObli1_1.0, whole genome shotgun sequence contains the following coding sequences:
- the LOC129249412 gene encoding uncharacterized protein LOC129249412 has translation MKFLIVMLAFVAVATSYEFQERLGVYDRSISSQMVTFIEGIRTQMPCGFPRLGLGPLSPARLSHREIVLNSDGLAFEGEIDDFILYGLDDFDIVNFKVSVLLSKVTFEFHWHKVHLVTNYKMDVNTGKQIKLGRSGGAKLAIEDLIVVGSAKYSMIGKLRLKEFKISATIGDVTSEIENLSSIKIINKKFNQIIEEWIMLAVNENTEEMEQLSNKYVVPLANDLIGDATLADIIALVIGNGSGSGGDDEERTECTPQGNERALVDGTKVEY, from the exons ATGAAGTTCCTGATAGTGATGTTGGCGTTTGTGGCGGTGGCCACCAGTTACGAGTTTCAGGAGCGTTTGGGCG TTTACGATCGTTCCATATCCAGCCAAATGGTCACCTTCATTGAGGGCATCCGCACACAAATGCCATGCGGCTTCCCAAGGCTCGGCTTGGGTCCATTGTCTCCAGCGCGTCTGTCGCACCGCGAAATCGTACTCAACTCAGATGGTTTAGCTTTTGAAGGTGAAATCGACGACTTTATACTTTACGGTCTGGATGACTTTGATATCGTCAATTTTAAGGTCAGCGTTCTGCTAAGCAAAGTCACCTTCGAATTCCACTGGCACAAAGTGCATCTGGTTACAAACTACAAAATGGATGTGAACACcggcaaacaaataaaattgggtCGTAGTGGTGGCGCCAAGTTGGCCATTGAAGATCTGATTGTGGTCGGTTCGGCCAAGTACAGTATGATTGGCAAGTTGCGCCTGAAGGAGTTCAAAATCAGTGCCACCATTGGAGATGTGACGtcggaaattgaaaatttatcctCAATTAAAATTATCAATAAGAAATTTAACCAAATTATTGAGGAATGGATTATGCTGGCGGTTAATGAGAACACGGAGGAAATGGAGCAGTTATCCAATAAGTACGTGGTGCCACTGGCGAATGATTTGATCGGTGATGCTACTTTGGCTGATATTATTGCTCTGGTAATTGGCAATGGCAGTGGTAGTGGGGGTGACGACGAAGAGCGAACGGAGTGCACTCCCCAGGGGAACGAGCGTGCTTTGGTTGATGGGACAAAAgttgaatattaa